A window of Mucilaginibacter paludis DSM 18603 contains these coding sequences:
- a CDS encoding acyltransferase family protein, giving the protein MENVIPKSSNRLISLDVMRGLIMILLAGESCLLYENLHALHLGGVADGFIEQFFHAQWRGLHFWDCVQPGFMLMAGAAMYISYYSKLQKGVTWKQNFKHIAIRSVKLFVLGTGLHCIYAGKLVFELWNVLTQLSVTTLIAYLIINRSFWFQVGVSVALLIVTDVLYRTILVPGFNQPFVEFHNFGAYMDTLLMGKINTDGWVAINIIPTAAHTIWGVLAGRLLISGQTPGKKIKLLLIAGVIALVAGFGLDLANITPIIKRISTSSFALASGGWVLLILAFMYWLVDIKQVNKYAWVCVVVGMNSIFIYLFFETVGAQWFNGAIGIFIKGFLGFSALPMPIIAVISSLVTLFAEWYLCYFLSKHKVFIKI; this is encoded by the coding sequence ATGGAAAACGTTATTCCTAAATCATCAAACAGGCTCATCTCCTTAGATGTAATGCGTGGGTTAATTATGATACTGCTGGCCGGCGAAAGCTGCCTGCTGTACGAAAACTTGCATGCACTGCATTTAGGAGGTGTTGCCGATGGTTTTATTGAGCAATTTTTCCATGCCCAATGGCGGGGCCTTCACTTTTGGGATTGTGTGCAACCCGGCTTTATGCTGATGGCTGGCGCGGCCATGTATATCTCCTACTATTCAAAATTGCAAAAGGGAGTAACATGGAAACAGAACTTTAAGCACATCGCCATTCGTTCGGTAAAATTATTTGTATTGGGCACAGGCTTGCATTGTATTTATGCCGGTAAGCTGGTGTTCGAGCTTTGGAATGTGTTAACACAACTATCAGTTACCACGCTTATTGCCTATTTGATCATCAACAGGTCGTTTTGGTTCCAGGTTGGGGTCTCTGTAGCTTTATTAATTGTTACCGATGTATTGTACCGAACCATACTTGTGCCCGGCTTTAATCAGCCTTTTGTAGAGTTTCACAACTTTGGAGCTTATATGGATACCCTGTTAATGGGTAAAATCAATACCGATGGGTGGGTAGCCATTAACATAATACCTACCGCGGCCCATACAATATGGGGAGTACTGGCAGGCAGGTTGTTGATATCCGGGCAAACGCCGGGCAAAAAAATTAAACTGCTGCTTATCGCTGGTGTAATTGCCCTGGTTGCCGGTTTCGGGCTCGACCTGGCCAATATAACTCCAATTATCAAGCGTATCAGCACCAGTTCATTTGCATTGGCTTCGGGCGGATGGGTACTGCTCATATTGGCTTTTATGTATTGGCTTGTTGATATTAAACAGGTAAATAAGTACGCGTGGGTATGTGTGGTGGTGGGGATGAATTCGATATTTATTTACCTGTTTTTTGAAACCGTGGGTGCGCAATGGTTTAACGGCGCAATCGGTATTTTTATAAAAGGCTTTTTAGGTTTTAGTGCATTGCCTATGCCAATCATAGCGGTTATTTCTTCACTCGTTACTTTGTTTGCCGAGTGGTACCTGTGCTATTTTTTGAGTAAACATAAAGTATTCATTAAGATATAA
- a CDS encoding PKD domain-containing protein gives MKKLKYILGSMLLLGAVTLYSCKKNKDVEVKDVVFTDVVKSYDVTFTNTTTDASSFKWDFGDGTTSTLQSPKHTYTKKGKFLVTLYATLTNGQVINGSTIINVSKSSPIVLTDNSFADWDTISTVFTPTTALGGVVKQAKFDYDSQNVYIYMKLAVKVADANVFDFYLDSDNNSATGYTTGSIPGGGYDFLMEGNILSDPNSLAQFQHLDTGGQAAWAWNQLSISGFYTMGTIQEANGITTVEMSLSRSKISGLIGTGMKLGIIVSTSGYSPIGYLPGQNLAPITLNISQ, from the coding sequence ATGAAAAAATTAAAATATATACTGGGCAGCATGTTACTGTTGGGTGCGGTTACCCTTTATTCGTGCAAAAAAAATAAGGATGTTGAAGTAAAGGATGTTGTTTTTACTGATGTGGTAAAAAGTTATGATGTTACCTTTACCAATACCACAACGGATGCATCATCTTTTAAATGGGATTTTGGCGACGGTACAACTTCAACACTACAAAGCCCAAAGCATACTTATACTAAAAAGGGAAAGTTTTTAGTTACCCTGTATGCTACCTTAACTAACGGGCAGGTAATTAATGGTTCAACTATTATCAATGTATCCAAAAGTTCGCCAATTGTGTTAACTGATAACTCATTTGCCGATTGGGATACCATATCAACCGTATTTACACCAACCACCGCGCTTGGAGGCGTAGTAAAACAAGCTAAATTTGATTACGATAGCCAGAATGTATATATCTATATGAAGCTGGCGGTAAAAGTTGCCGATGCAAACGTGTTCGACTTTTACCTGGATAGTGATAATAATTCGGCAACCGGTTATACCACCGGATCTATACCCGGTGGCGGATACGATTTCTTAATGGAAGGTAACATTCTTTCAGACCCCAATAGCCTTGCGCAATTCCAGCATTTGGATACCGGCGGCCAGGCTGCCTGGGCATGGAACCAGCTGAGTATTTCAGGATTTTACACCATGGGCACCATACAGGAAGCAAATGGAATTACCACTGTTGAAATGTCTTTATCGCGCAGCAAAATAAGTGGTTTAATAGGTACAGGCATGAAATTGGGTATCATCGTCAGTACATCGGGTTATTCTCCGATAGGCTATTTGCCAGGCCAGAATCTGGCGCCAATTACATTGAATATCAGTCAGTAA
- a CDS encoding phosphotransferase enzyme family protein — protein sequence MNNKPMSYNFKNIISFFNTRGGDFEVTPFGSGHINDTFLVKSTIGECTCYLLQKINHFVFKDIDGLMNNMVCVIHHLKEKTKQSQGNPEKEVLTLVACNDGKYYKYEDGNYWRLTYFLEDTQSYDLVTTQKQAYQGGVAFGRFQYMLSDLDPALIVDVIPDFLNIEKRLKDFNIAIAANKASRLSGVVSEVEYLNSWSTAMSDILEQGKAGVLPLRITHNDTKFNNILLDKNNNIQCVIDLDTVMPGYVAYDFGDAIRSIINTAVEDEKDLDAIQLNIPLFAEFTKGYLSQTQSFLTEAELKSLITGVLLLPYMQSVRFLTDYLDGDLYYKTHFAEHNLQRTRAQMQLLKMLDLNRNKLSDIVNTEWAQLKQNPSVEKVSATE from the coding sequence ATGAATAACAAACCGATGAGTTATAATTTTAAAAACATTATATCATTTTTTAATACACGCGGGGGCGATTTTGAGGTTACACCTTTCGGGTCGGGCCATATCAACGATACTTTTTTAGTTAAGAGTACTATCGGTGAATGCACCTGTTACCTGTTGCAAAAAATTAACCATTTTGTTTTTAAGGATATAGATGGACTGATGAACAATATGGTTTGTGTTATTCATCATTTAAAAGAAAAAACAAAGCAAAGTCAAGGTAATCCCGAGAAGGAAGTTTTAACCCTGGTGGCCTGTAACGATGGAAAGTATTATAAATACGAAGACGGAAATTACTGGCGCTTGACTTACTTTTTAGAAGATACCCAAAGTTATGACCTGGTAACCACCCAAAAGCAAGCTTACCAGGGTGGAGTGGCTTTCGGCCGCTTCCAATATATGCTTTCTGATCTTGATCCGGCGCTGATCGTTGATGTTATTCCCGATTTTTTGAATATTGAGAAACGCCTTAAGGATTTTAACATCGCTATTGCTGCCAACAAAGCCAGCCGGCTTAGCGGTGTTGTTTCCGAAGTGGAGTATTTAAACAGCTGGTCAACAGCCATGAGCGATATACTGGAACAGGGTAAAGCCGGGGTACTGCCGTTGCGAATCACCCATAACGATACCAAATTCAACAATATATTGCTCGATAAAAACAACAACATACAATGTGTGATTGATCTGGATACGGTGATGCCGGGTTATGTTGCTTATGATTTTGGCGATGCTATCCGCAGTATTATAAATACCGCCGTTGAGGACGAAAAAGATCTGGATGCTATACAGCTCAACATTCCGCTATTTGCCGAGTTTACCAAGGGGTACCTGAGCCAAACCCAATCCTTTTTAACCGAAGCTGAATTAAAATCATTAATTACAGGTGTGTTGCTGTTACCATATATGCAGTCTGTTAGGTTTTTAACCGATTATTTAGATGGCGACCTCTATTACAAAACACATTTTGCAGAGCATAACCTGCAGCGCACGCGTGCCCAAATGCAGCTCCTTAAAATGCTGGATTTAAACAGAAACAAACTAAGCGATATCGTTAATACAGAATGGGCTCAATTAAAGCAAAACCCAAGTGTTGAAAAAGTATCTGCCACAGAATGA
- a CDS encoding DUF4832 domain-containing protein: MKNTIMAALILLAMSACSKKNNSADQGTDKTTTTTSYTENNADIVNPERGFFQYAEVHASNYIPLSLTTLAGYRNTQSISGATYTVACSLVFVEYVLDSFVSTPISADFLTKFDQDCATARKAGVKLIPRFIYTNTTHTGSCASQSVCPVYGDANKAIVLQHIGQLAPHLQTNEDVIAVMQLGFIGIYGENYYTDYFGDASSNGQGKLLDQNWQDRIDVLKAMLAAVPTDRMVQVRIPQLKERYVYGIKANVNSAALTDAEAFTGTDKARIGFHNDCFLASANDEGTYFDYGNSSSPAADATTALRNFEKFDTKYVAVGGETCDDSYTPQNACEPTGIAKSEFAAFHYSFLNAGYNLSVNNKWVSGGCMDSIRLKLGYRLILKTAKIPTAASVGNKINIALTINNAGYASPFNPRPVQLLLRSQSSGKVSTIAFDTDIRKWYTGTINLQQTLALPADVVAGTYDVLLNMPDNSATLSANPNYSIQLANSGTWETATGYNNLKVTITVK; this comes from the coding sequence ATGAAAAACACAATAATGGCCGCTTTAATATTGCTGGCAATGTCGGCATGCAGTAAAAAGAATAACTCTGCTGATCAGGGTACTGATAAAACCACAACCACTACAAGCTACACCGAAAATAACGCGGATATTGTAAATCCGGAACGGGGTTTCTTTCAGTATGCCGAAGTTCACGCCAGCAATTATATTCCGTTAAGCTTAACTACGCTTGCCGGTTACCGTAACACGCAAAGTATAAGCGGGGCCACATATACGGTAGCCTGTAGCTTGGTATTTGTAGAATACGTACTCGATAGTTTTGTTAGTACGCCTATATCGGCAGATTTTTTAACCAAATTTGATCAGGATTGCGCTACGGCGCGCAAGGCTGGCGTTAAACTGATCCCGCGTTTTATTTATACCAATACCACCCATACAGGTAGCTGTGCTTCACAATCGGTTTGTCCTGTTTACGGCGATGCCAATAAAGCAATTGTATTGCAACATATTGGCCAGCTCGCACCACATTTGCAGACTAACGAAGATGTGATTGCCGTAATGCAGCTGGGCTTTATAGGCATCTACGGCGAAAATTATTATACCGACTACTTTGGCGATGCTTCATCAAACGGGCAGGGTAAACTACTCGATCAAAACTGGCAGGATCGGATTGATGTATTAAAAGCCATGCTGGCCGCAGTACCCACTGACCGTATGGTACAGGTACGCATTCCCCAGTTAAAAGAAAGATATGTTTACGGTATTAAGGCTAATGTTAATTCGGCCGCGCTAACGGATGCCGAAGCATTTACCGGGACTGATAAAGCCAGGATAGGATTCCATAACGATTGCTTTTTGGCAAGCGCCAACGACGAAGGTACTTATTTTGATTATGGCAACTCATCAAGCCCGGCAGCCGATGCAACCACGGCTTTAAGAAACTTTGAAAAATTTGATACCAAATATGTAGCTGTGGGAGGCGAAACCTGCGACGACTCCTACACGCCACAAAATGCCTGTGAACCTACAGGTATAGCCAAATCTGAATTTGCTGCTTTTCATTACAGTTTTTTAAACGCAGGGTATAACTTAAGCGTGAACAATAAGTGGGTTAGCGGTGGCTGTATGGATAGCATCAGGCTAAAGCTTGGGTATCGACTGATATTAAAAACAGCTAAAATACCAACAGCTGCCAGTGTTGGCAACAAAATAAATATTGCGCTTACCATCAATAACGCAGGGTACGCATCGCCGTTTAACCCGCGGCCTGTACAATTGCTGCTGCGCAGCCAAAGCAGCGGTAAGGTATCAACCATAGCTTTTGATACCGATATCCGCAAATGGTATACAGGCACAATAAACTTACAGCAGACGTTAGCGTTACCTGCCGATGTTGTTGCAGGCACTTACGATGTATTGCTGAACATGCCGGATAATTCGGCAACGCTCTCCGCAAACCCCAACTACAGTATTCAGTTAGCAAACAGCGGTACCTGGGAAACGGCTACCGGCTACAATAATTTAAAAGTAACTATAACCGTAAAATAA
- a CDS encoding SusC/RagA family TonB-linked outer membrane protein, with the protein MFNLKKILLFIFLVVSCSGLYAQVRVLKGKVTAKDGSVLPGVVIELKGTTKGAVASGPDGFFSLNIPAGGATIQAHSIGYVTKELTIAAGQSKITIVLDEDNKQLGEVVVTGYSNQKKSNLTSAITTVSADKLKDVTSNDIGALLQGKVSGLNVVNSSGVPGSSSEIRLRGVSSVNATQSPLFVVDGIIGGNYDPNDVESISVLKDAGATAIYGSQANGGVIIVTTKKAKSDQTQYEFKAVTGFRTPDFGSMTMMNSSQLYQNQKELFRDYIPGATGNTYAVDLVQFQSQRPASILNTNTNWLTTMFKTAPMQNYYFSAMGKTAKNDYYFGATYYNEDGTFLNTNYKRINLRANSTYHFTDKITLTNNINISGIQGKSYDYNDIYYAYLNLPWDNPYDASGNAKYVDGNSKFKWWSRDKTNPINTIDNSDHPYKGFDVNYDLILNLPITNWLTFTTNNRLSASYNYSSTYYSPAVEGVYHGTGYLNNQSTFVYGGISTNLLKFNFKLGDHEINGLAGAEFEGSQTNVMGASGKGLPIGLQVLDVVANSQAVNGYTESPTIASYLSQVNYSYKNTYFLSGSYRVDGSSAFSPEHKYGSFPSVSAAWLASNEAFLKDNHTINTLKLRLSYGVTGTQSIGAGKYLGLYSLSSQYNGSVGATPSQLENPDLTWESKYQTDAGFDIGLFKRINITVDAYHNVTKNLLLQVSQPPSVGFETKWENAGQVTNNGLEFAINSINIRSKNFQWNTDFNISFNNNKIGGFPATTISTGQDNVSQIYRNGGDLYEFYMPKWAGVNAQTGAPQWEVQTKDAKGNVTSTSVTSNYASATLQEVGSALPKYQGGFNNEFKYKSLSLRVNMYYVVGNKIYNANLSQVQNDGSEPYLNQMVATKGTVIWTHPGEIATDPSPQNNANSTSVSTRYLQDGNYISLRNVALGYSFPKPLAKRLKLNDINVSVSGDNIYTFTHYIGQDPSTNITPGNFATPGVADFKYPNNRQFLLNINVKF; encoded by the coding sequence ATGTTTAATTTGAAAAAAATCTTACTGTTTATTTTCTTGGTAGTTAGCTGTAGTGGCCTTTATGCCCAGGTTAGGGTACTTAAAGGTAAAGTTACAGCCAAAGACGGCTCCGTACTGCCCGGAGTAGTTATTGAATTAAAGGGGACTACCAAAGGTGCGGTAGCATCGGGCCCGGACGGTTTCTTTTCGTTAAATATCCCCGCGGGAGGGGCAACTATCCAGGCGCACTCCATTGGTTATGTTACTAAAGAGTTAACAATAGCTGCCGGTCAAAGCAAAATCACCATTGTTTTGGACGAGGATAACAAACAACTGGGTGAGGTTGTTGTAACCGGTTATTCAAACCAAAAAAAGAGTAACCTCACCAGCGCCATTACAACAGTATCTGCCGACAAGCTGAAGGATGTTACATCTAACGATATCGGCGCGTTACTGCAAGGTAAAGTATCCGGTTTAAATGTTGTTAATTCATCAGGTGTGCCCGGTAGCTCATCCGAGATCAGGTTGAGGGGGGTATCTTCTGTAAACGCTACACAAAGCCCCTTGTTTGTGGTTGACGGTATTATTGGCGGAAATTACGACCCTAACGATGTTGAAAGCATAAGTGTGTTAAAAGACGCGGGTGCAACGGCTATTTACGGATCGCAGGCCAATGGCGGGGTTATTATTGTAACTACCAAAAAAGCCAAAAGCGACCAAACTCAATATGAGTTTAAGGCTGTAACAGGTTTTAGAACTCCCGATTTTGGCAGCATGACCATGATGAACAGCAGTCAGTTGTATCAAAACCAAAAAGAACTCTTCCGCGATTATATTCCCGGTGCTACGGGGAATACCTACGCGGTAGACCTGGTGCAATTCCAGTCGCAACGCCCGGCGTCTATATTAAACACCAATACCAACTGGTTAACAACCATGTTTAAAACGGCACCCATGCAAAACTATTACTTTTCGGCAATGGGGAAAACAGCCAAGAATGACTATTATTTTGGCGCTACTTACTACAACGAAGATGGTACCTTTTTAAATACCAATTACAAACGGATCAATTTAAGAGCTAATTCCACCTATCATTTTACCGACAAAATTACCCTGACCAATAATATCAACATTAGTGGCATTCAGGGTAAGAGCTATGATTATAATGATATTTATTACGCTTACCTTAATTTGCCCTGGGATAACCCTTATGATGCCAGCGGCAATGCTAAGTATGTTGACGGGAACTCTAAATTTAAATGGTGGTCCAGAGATAAAACCAACCCCATCAATACCATAGATAATTCTGACCATCCGTATAAGGGCTTTGATGTTAATTATGATTTAATATTAAACCTGCCCATAACCAACTGGTTAACATTTACCACTAATAACCGCCTTTCAGCCAGTTACAATTACTCATCAACTTACTACAGCCCCGCGGTAGAAGGGGTATACCACGGCACCGGTTATTTAAATAATCAAAGCACTTTTGTTTATGGTGGCATATCAACCAACTTATTAAAATTCAACTTTAAGCTGGGCGATCATGAAATTAATGGTTTAGCAGGTGCCGAATTTGAAGGAAGCCAGACTAATGTGATGGGAGCTTCCGGCAAAGGGTTGCCTATAGGCTTGCAAGTGCTTGATGTTGTGGCCAATAGCCAGGCCGTAAACGGTTATACTGAAAGCCCTACTATCGCTTCTTACTTATCGCAGGTAAATTACAGCTACAAAAACACCTATTTCTTAAGCGGTTCGTACAGGGTAGATGGTTCATCTGCTTTCTCGCCCGAGCATAAATACGGTTCATTCCCATCGGTATCAGCAGCCTGGTTAGCCAGTAACGAGGCATTTTTAAAAGATAATCACACCATCAATACCCTCAAATTACGTTTAAGCTATGGCGTAACAGGTACGCAAAGTATTGGAGCGGGTAAATACCTTGGCTTATATTCGTTGTCGTCACAGTATAATGGGTCAGTAGGGGCAACACCTTCACAGCTTGAAAATCCTGACCTGACGTGGGAAAGCAAATACCAGACAGATGCAGGTTTTGATATAGGCTTATTTAAACGTATCAATATAACTGTTGATGCCTACCATAACGTTACTAAAAACTTACTGCTGCAGGTATCGCAACCACCATCGGTAGGTTTTGAAACCAAATGGGAAAATGCCGGCCAGGTAACCAATAACGGTTTGGAGTTTGCCATCAACAGTATTAACATCCGCAGTAAAAACTTTCAGTGGAACACCGATTTCAATATCAGTTTTAACAATAATAAAATTGGCGGTTTCCCGGCAACAACCATCTCAACTGGTCAGGATAATGTTTCACAGATTTACCGTAACGGCGGCGATTTGTACGAGTTTTACATGCCCAAATGGGCAGGCGTAAACGCCCAAACCGGAGCGCCACAGTGGGAAGTGCAAACCAAAGATGCTAAGGGTAATGTAACCTCAACCTCGGTAACATCTAATTATGCCTCGGCAACGTTGCAGGAAGTTGGTTCGGCCTTACCTAAATACCAGGGCGGCTTTAATAACGAGTTTAAATACAAAAGCCTATCGCTGCGGGTAAACATGTATTATGTGGTTGGCAATAAAATTTACAATGCTAATCTGTCGCAGGTGCAGAACGATGGAAGCGAACCTTACCTCAACCAGATGGTAGCAACTAAGGGGACTGTGATATGGACCCACCCCGGCGAGATAGCTACCGACCCGAGCCCGCAAAATAATGCCAACTCAACCAGCGTATCAACCCGGTATTTACAAGATGGTAATTACATCAGCTTACGGAACGTGGCCCTGGGCTACTCTTTCCCTAAGCCATTGGCCAAACGGTTAAAACTGAATGATATCAATGTATCTGTAAGCGGTGATAACATCTATACCTTTACTCATTACATTGGCCAGGATCCTTCAACCAATATTACCCCGGGTAACTTTGCAACACCAGGTGTGGCTGATTTTAAGTACCCTAATAACCGCCAGTTTTTATTGAACATAAATGTTAAGTTTTAA
- a CDS encoding RagB/SusD family nutrient uptake outer membrane protein, producing MKSKLLTTIALSMLTIIYSGCKLEDNPTNAVTTASLTSTSDGLLNAVNGAYALFKDHEVFQGTTDLNNMYLRQYFQMADFASDDVVCGQVTTDPLFLSFSLNFVPNQQNASYFWYISYKIISDANTVIDQGGKISNPTAAQQQLIGECYFLRAFCHFNLARFFAEPYTINPSAPGIILRTSTTDNPVKARSSVQDTYNQIIADAVQGASLMNQSRGVQYATKEAAWALLSRVYLYKADYTNCINYSNMVINSGKFTESTASQYTSLFANAPSNPETIFCIAFTTLDDYGKLGSIASQYYSDGNSGWGEEYASQPLRDLYAKNPADVRTSYIVDLVDASGAQQYKNGIPIYYVTKFSFQGGSPTLSSPVMFRLSEMYLNRAESEANLSQTAAALTDVDMIRKNRGLTAALYNGVVPAGQTLLNTVLQERRLELAFEADRTFTVYRNKMTMDKTYWGYHLQGLQASDIDLSVAPANYPNMTIPYTSTKIIYYIPQQEILSNSLATQNP from the coding sequence ATGAAAAGTAAATTATTAACCACCATAGCATTATCAATGCTAACCATTATATACTCAGGTTGTAAGCTTGAAGACAACCCGACCAATGCGGTAACAACGGCATCGCTAACATCCACTTCGGATGGTTTATTGAACGCGGTAAACGGCGCTTATGCTTTATTTAAGGATCATGAAGTATTTCAGGGTACAACAGATTTAAATAACATGTACCTGCGCCAGTATTTCCAGATGGCTGATTTTGCATCAGATGATGTGGTATGCGGGCAGGTAACTACGGATCCCCTGTTTCTTTCGTTTTCGTTAAACTTCGTTCCTAATCAGCAAAATGCAAGTTATTTTTGGTATATCTCCTACAAAATAATCAGCGATGCCAATACGGTGATTGACCAGGGCGGCAAAATATCCAATCCTACAGCGGCACAGCAGCAACTTATTGGCGAGTGTTACTTTTTAAGGGCATTTTGCCATTTTAACCTGGCTCGTTTTTTTGCAGAACCTTATACCATCAATCCATCTGCACCCGGTATTATTTTACGTACATCAACTACAGATAATCCTGTTAAAGCACGCTCATCCGTTCAGGATACCTATAATCAGATCATTGCCGATGCTGTACAAGGAGCATCGTTAATGAACCAGTCGCGCGGGGTGCAATATGCCACCAAAGAAGCGGCGTGGGCATTGCTTTCGCGAGTATATTTATACAAGGCCGATTATACCAACTGTATCAATTACTCCAATATGGTGATCAATTCGGGCAAATTTACCGAAAGTACCGCAAGCCAGTACACTTCGTTATTTGCTAACGCGCCTTCAAATCCCGAAACTATATTTTGCATCGCTTTTACCACGCTTGATGATTACGGTAAATTAGGTTCTATTGCGTCACAATATTATTCGGACGGTAACTCCGGTTGGGGCGAAGAATATGCTTCGCAACCTTTACGCGACCTGTATGCGAAGAATCCGGCAGATGTACGTACCTCATACATCGTCGACCTGGTTGATGCAAGCGGTGCACAGCAATATAAAAATGGCATCCCTATTTATTACGTAACCAAGTTTTCTTTCCAGGGAGGGAGCCCTACCCTAAGCTCGCCGGTGATGTTCCGTTTATCAGAAATGTATTTGAACCGGGCAGAATCAGAAGCTAACCTTAGCCAAACTGCTGCGGCCCTTACCGATGTAGACATGATCAGGAAAAACCGGGGCTTAACCGCTGCGCTTTATAATGGTGTTGTACCTGCCGGACAAACATTGCTGAATACCGTATTGCAGGAAAGAAGATTGGAATTAGCCTTTGAGGCCGACCGTACCTTTACCGTATACCGTAATAAAATGACAATGGATAAAACCTATTGGGGTTACCATTTGCAGGGTTTACAGGCAAGTGATATTGATTTGAGTGTTGCCCCGGCTAATTACCCCAACATGACTATTCCGTATACCAGCACAAAAATTATTTATTATATACCTCAGCAAGAGATTTTGTCGAACTCCTTAGCTACTCAAAATCCATAA